A single genomic interval of Candidatus Tanganyikabacteria bacterium harbors:
- a CDS encoding extracellular solute-binding protein, protein MRTPVARKFAKILVVAALTACSTADGPPTLTVWHAWGGAELTTLKALVRRFQDQRKDVKVLALQIPHDKLLDKYIRSSAANGGPDILIGDNDWSGSLAESELLASVFDFAPGATGSLFPPSAAEAFPPGVMHALRVGEKVYAWPESVETVVVYHNRNLLAEVPSTVPALLDAAAKLRVPDGYGLVFNTSFYFFAGYFLGGGGTVFGPDNRLALDTPGGRRMLGWLGAITRAPGVLATNDYGKADSLYKQGKAAMIVNGPWALADYKTALGPALGVAPLPRLADGAAPAPWIGVKCLMVNANASAAQRKLARAFLAYMAEPAQQLALAEGAGHIPARSGVELPADSPLRVFQAQVRTGTPKSADPRLKLVWAPLDRAIQEVTVHGKDVGASLDRAQRTVDAQLAAVEANR, encoded by the coding sequence ATGCGCACTCCGGTCGCCCGCAAATTCGCAAAAATCCTTGTCGTCGCTGCCTTGACGGCTTGCTCGACCGCGGACGGCCCGCCCACGCTGACCGTGTGGCACGCCTGGGGCGGCGCCGAATTGACGACCCTCAAGGCGCTCGTCCGGCGCTTCCAGGACCAGCGCAAGGACGTCAAGGTCCTGGCCCTGCAAATTCCGCACGACAAGCTGCTGGACAAGTACATCCGATCCAGCGCGGCCAACGGCGGACCCGACATCCTCATCGGCGACAACGACTGGTCGGGATCGCTTGCCGAGTCCGAGTTGCTCGCAAGCGTCTTCGACTTCGCGCCGGGCGCGACCGGATCGCTCTTCCCGCCGTCCGCCGCGGAGGCGTTCCCGCCGGGGGTGATGCATGCCCTGCGCGTGGGCGAGAAAGTATACGCCTGGCCCGAGTCGGTCGAGACCGTGGTCGTCTACCACAACCGCAACCTGCTGGCGGAAGTGCCGAGCACGGTGCCGGCCCTCCTGGACGCGGCCGCCAAGCTCCGGGTGCCCGACGGGTACGGCCTGGTCTTCAACACGTCCTTCTACTTCTTCGCGGGGTACTTCCTGGGCGGCGGCGGCACGGTCTTCGGTCCGGACAACCGCCTCGCCCTCGATACGCCGGGCGGACGGCGCATGCTCGGCTGGCTCGGGGCTATCACCCGTGCCCCGGGCGTGCTCGCCACCAACGATTACGGGAAGGCCGATTCCCTCTACAAGCAGGGCAAGGCTGCGATGATCGTCAACGGGCCCTGGGCGCTGGCCGACTACAAGACCGCCCTGGGCCCGGCCCTCGGGGTCGCTCCGCTCCCACGCCTGGCCGACGGCGCGGCACCGGCCCCCTGGATCGGCGTGAAGTGCCTGATGGTGAACGCGAACGCCAGCGCAGCGCAGCGCAAGCTCGCGCGAGCGTTCCTCGCGTACATGGCCGAGCCCGCGCAGCAACTCGCGCTGGCCGAGGGTGCGGGCCACATCCCGGCGCGCAGCGGTGTGGAACTGCCGGCCGATTCGCCGCTGCGAGTCTTCCAGGCGCAGGTCCGCACCGGCACGCCCAAGAGCGCCGATCCACGGCTGAAGCTGGTCTGGGCGCCGCTCGACCGCGCCATCCAGGAGGTCACGGTGCACGGGAAGGACGTCGGCGCCTCGCTCGACCGGGCGCAGCGCACGGTCGACGCGCAACTGGCCGCCGTGGAGGCGAACCGTTGA
- a CDS encoding HAMP domain-containing histidine kinase produces the protein MPKTATDGSTFAFPERRSRARNAEVERLKNENVRLRRNLVPGKRVLEDLLAAISHEFRTPLTVIQGYTEILLDSANEPASRAFLDDILESCGQLRRLVEQAITLGRLHSGMLSMAPEPIGLREAVDRALARSADAISDKALVMVRRFPPDLPLVWMDGIYLDAVLGAVVENAVKFNKQAGRVELSARARRAAVELRVSNTGIGIPREEFARIFEVFDQVDSGATRNHGGLGLGLPLARRLLALAGGGIGVSSPGPRRGAAFTLTLPRDPSP, from the coding sequence ATGCCAAAGACTGCCACGGACGGATCGACCTTCGCGTTTCCAGAACGGCGTTCCCGAGCCCGAAACGCCGAAGTGGAGCGCCTGAAAAATGAGAACGTTCGGCTGAGACGCAACCTGGTTCCCGGCAAGCGCGTCCTGGAGGATCTCCTGGCAGCCATCAGCCACGAGTTCCGGACCCCGCTCACGGTCATCCAGGGCTACACGGAGATCCTCCTGGACTCGGCAAACGAGCCCGCGAGCCGCGCGTTCCTGGACGACATCCTCGAGTCCTGCGGGCAACTGCGCCGCCTGGTGGAGCAGGCGATCACGCTGGGAAGGCTGCACTCGGGCATGCTCTCGATGGCTCCCGAACCCATAGGCCTCCGCGAGGCGGTCGATCGCGCCCTGGCGCGATCGGCCGACGCCATCTCCGACAAGGCCCTGGTCATGGTGCGCCGCTTTCCGCCCGATTTGCCCCTGGTCTGGATGGACGGCATCTACCTCGACGCGGTGCTCGGAGCCGTGGTCGAGAATGCGGTCAAGTTCAACAAGCAGGCCGGAAGGGTCGAACTATCCGCCAGGGCGCGGCGCGCCGCGGTGGAACTGCGCGTCAGCAACACGGGCATCGGGATCCCCCGCGAGGAGTTCGCGCGCATCTTCGAGGTCTTCGATCAGGTCGACTCCGGCGCGACCCGCAACCACGGGGGCCTTGGCCTGGGCCTGCCCCTGGCCCGGCGCCTCCTTGCGCTGGCCGGTGGCGGCATCGGCGTCTCGAGTCCCGGACCGCGCAGGGGCGCCGCCTTCACCCTGACGCTCCCGCGCGATCCGTCGCCGT